A region from the Corylus avellana chromosome ca7, CavTom2PMs-1.0 genome encodes:
- the LOC132188002 gene encoding glycerol kinase-like has product MAISVAQRQSWDRIISSASEIEELALKVESCGGVYFVPAFTGLFAPWWRDDARGVCIGITRFTSKAHIARAVLESMCFQVKDVLDSMHKDAGEGGEVKNEKGEFLLRVDGGATVNSLLMQIQADLLGSPVERPADIETTALGAAYAAGLAVGFWIEDEIFSSEEKLKTATIFRSTLNEELRKKKVESWCKAVSRTFDLADLSL; this is encoded by the exons ATGGCTAT TTCAGTGGCTCAGAGACAGTCTTGGGATAGGATAATTAGTAGTGCGAGTGAGATTGAGGAATTGGCTTTAAAGGTTGAATCCTGCGGTGGGGTTTACTTTGTGCCTGCTTTTACTGGATTGTTTGCTCCTTGGTGGCGTGATGATGCTCGTGGAGTTTGTATTGGGATCACAAGGTTTACAAGCAAGGCTCACATTGCTCGAGCTGTGCTCGAGAGCATGTGTTTCCAAGTCAAAGATGTGTTGGATTCCATGCACAAAGATGCAGGGGAGGGGGGTGAGGTTAAGAATGAGAAGGGGGAATTCTTGCTTAGGGTAGATGGTGGTGCTACTGTTAACAGTCTTTTGATGCAGATTCAG gCAGACTTGTTGGGAAGCCCGGTCGAGAGACCAGCTGACATAGAAACAACCGCTCTTGGAGCAGCCTATGCTGCTGGATTAGCAGTTGGTTTTTGGATAGAAGATGAGATATTTTCTTCTgaagaaaagttgaaaactGCAACCATTTTCCGTTCAACATTAAATGAAGAGTtaaggaagaagaaggtggaATCTTGGTGCAAAGCTGTTTCCAGAACTTTTGACTTGGCTGATCTTTCTCTTTGA
- the LOC132186085 gene encoding receptor-like protein 15: MKQFFSMADPPLLKALLWGLLVFLQFHEHAACFHEERIALLELKVFLKSNIIYAGHPLLPSWIDDAKSDCCGWERVTCNSTTAHVINLSLYNLNQDPDYYDEDPYYYFFKNEEKKQYWLLNMSLLAPFKELRSLNLSGNVIGGCLPNEGFERLALLPKLEILDLGINSFGFGYSIIPSLSRLASLKTLSLAGNYLSWSPGFERLALLPKLEILDLGINFFDFSIIPSLSRLASLKTLSLAKNYLGFLNTTTGFESLSRLENLETLDLSLNNLNRSIIESLPAIKSLKNLNLGFNFIEGSFPIKEISAFENLEKLDLSENRLNGSLTIQGLESLSRLENLKTLDLSDNKFDKSVIESLSAVKSLKNLNLASNSIGGSFPGKELSAFENLEKLDLRDNDFYGPLTIQGLSNFNRLEILDLSGNSFTGSISPYIGALSSLKAISLAKNQLNGPFPKDLCALKKLQELDLYHNLFEGILPTCLNNLTSLRLLDISSNRFIGNVSSNLIASPTSLEYIDLSYNLFEGLFSFSLLANHSKLEVIILASGNNKLEIETENLADWDPLFQLKVLILRHCYLNKLTGNIPKFLFHQRKLERIDLSHNNLKGSFPIWLLQNNTGLRELNLRNNSFVGKFHLPLDRYESIVSMDVSGNQLDGQLQENSGKIIPYLVYLNLSRNRFEGYLPSSIGNMSNLEFLDLSFNNFSGELTVESLANCTSLTILKVCNNRFNGEFFSKQLKLENLLSLKLNNNQFTGTLPVVPLILFYLDISNNNMSGTIPRWIVNNTYLLTLDMSNNSFEGQIPCGQNSLYLLDLSHNLLSGSMPSCLNLPARHLRLQGNKLTGAIPKVVLNSYSASLLTLDLRDNNFSGSIPDEIGALSSLRILLLRGNHFRGRIPSQLCWLNKIDIMDLSNNSLSGKIPDCFHNISFGKTVVSDHAYNRSSSFAISLNRKIASTFQRLIEWNNEEDNKWTEYDDQVEIEFVTKYRSNLYSGDILDYMFGLDLSCNKLTSSIPQELGELSSLRALNLSYNHLTSSISPTFSHLTLLESLDLSHNNLSGETPSVLIDLSFLAVFTVAYNNLSGKVLDMKAQFATFDKSSYEGNPFLCGQPLENSCTKEDKSHPSPPKSSNASEGKWYEVDLQVFFPSFTASYIIFLLGTATLLYIHPYWQQQCFNLIEDFKYRCYYPIFDTLKKLSNRLYP, translated from the exons ATGAAACAATTTTTCTCAATGGCAGACCCACCTTTACTGAAAGCCTTGCTGTGGGGTTTACTTGTGTTTCTTCAATTTCATGAGCACGCAGCCTGCTTCCACGAAGAGAGGATTGCTCTGCTTGAGTTGAAGGTGTTTCTGAAATCCAATATTATTTATGCAGGTCACCCCCTTCTTCCCTCGTGGATCGACGATGCAAAGAGTGATTGTTGTGGTTGGGAGAGGGTCACGTGCAACTCCACCACCGCTCACGTTATCAACCTTTCCCTCTACAACTTAAACCAAGATCCTGATTACTACGATGAAGATCCCTATTACTATTTCTTCaaaaatgaagagaagaagCAATATTGGTTGCTAAACATGTCACTGTTGGCGCCTTTCAAGGAGCTGAGAAGTCTTAATCTGTCCGGCAATGTAATTGGTGGTTGCCTACCAAATGAAG GTTTTGAAAGGCTAGCACTACTTCCAAAATTGGAGATATTAGACCTTGGCATTAATTCCTTTGGATTTGGTTATAGCATTATACCATCTCTAAGTCGACTTGCGTCCCTTAAGACATTGAGTCTTGCAGGCAATTATTTGAGCTGGTCTCCAG GTTTTGAAAGGCTAGCACTACTTCCAAAATTGGAGATATTAGACCTTGGtattaatttctttgattttagcATTATACCATCTCTAAGTCGACTTGCGTCCCTTAAGACATTGAGTCttgcaaaaaattatttgggATTTTTGAATACAACTACAG GTTTTGAAAGCTTGTCAAGATTGGAGAACCTTGAAACCTTAGATCTTAGTCTGAACAATTTAAATAGAAGCATCATAGAATCATTGCCTGCAATCAAATCCCTTAAGAATCTGAATCTCGGTTTTAACTTCATAGAAGGATCCTTTCCAATCAAAG AAATATCGGCTTTTGAAAACTTGGAGAAGTTGGATTTAAGTGAAAATAGACTCAATGGCTCCCTCACAATCCAAg GTTTGGAAAGCTTGTCAAGATTGGAAAACCTAAAAACCTTAGATCTTAGCGACAACAAATTCGACAAAAGCGTCATTGAATCATTAAGTGCAGTCAAATCCCTTAAGAATTTGAATCTTGCTTCGAATTCTATAGGAGGATCATTTCCTGGCAAAG AATTATCGGCTTTTGAAAACTTGGAGAAGTTGGATTTAAGGGATAATGATTTCTATGGCCCCCTAACAATCCAAG GTTTGTCTAATTTCAATAGGCTGGAGATTCTAGATTTGAGTGGAAATTCTTTCACCGGAAGTATTTCTCCATATATCGGGGCACTATCTTCTTTAAAGGCTATATCATTAGCTAAGAATCAGCTCAATGGCCCTTTTCCAAAAG ATTTGTGCGCACTCAAGAAGCTTCAAGAGTTAGATCTTTATCATAATCTCTTTGAAGGGATCCTTCCTACATGCCTAAACAATTTGACATCTCTTAGATTGTTAGATATATCTAGCAATCGATTTATTGGAAACGTCTCTTCAAATCTGATAGCTAGCCCTACATCACTTGAGTACATTGATCTCAGTTATAACCTTTTTGAGGGGTTATTCTCATTCAGCTTATTGGCTAATCACTCTAAGCTTGAGGTGATTATATTGGCAAGTGGAAACAACAAACTTGAGATAGAAACTGAAAATTTGGCGGATTGGGACCCCTTGTTTCAATTGAAGGTTCTTATACTTCGTCACTGTTATTTGAACAAGCTCACCGGAAATATTCCCAAGTTTCTCTTTCACCAGCGCAAATTGGAAAGAATTGATCTATCTCACAATAACTTGAAAGGAAGCTTCCCCATTTGGTTGCTTCAAAACAATACAGGACTGCGAGAGCTAAATCTTCGAAATAATTCTTTCGTGGGTAAATTTCATTTGCCACTAGATCGATACGAGAGTATTGTGTCTATGGATGTCTCAGGCAATCAGTTGGATGGGCAACTTCAAGAAAATAGTGGAAAGATTATTCCATACTTAGTATATCTAAATCTATCCCGAAATCGTTTTGAAGGTTATCTTCCGTCCTCAATTGGTAACATGAGTAATTTGGAGTTTTTGGACTTGTCCTTTAATAATTTCTCAGGAGAGTTAACAGTGGAATCGCTTGCCAATTGCACCTCCTTGACGATTTTGAAGGTATGCAATAATCGCTTTAATGGTGAGTTTTTCTCAAAGCAACTGAAGCTagaaaatttattatctttgaAATTAAACAACAATCAGTTCACAGGAACTCTACCAGTTGTGCCTCTCATTCTATTTTATTTGGATATTAGCAACAACAATATGTCAGGAACAATTCCTAGATGGATTGTAAACAATACATATTTGTTGACTCTTGACATGAGTAACAATTCTTTTGAAGGTCAGATTCCTTGTGGACAGAATTCACTTTACTTATTAGACCTTTCTCATAACTTACTTTCGGGATCTATGCCTTCTTGCTTGAATTTGCCTGCTAGGCACCTACGTTTGCAAGGAAACAAACTTACAGGAGCAATACCGAAAGTTGTTTTAAACTCATATTCAGCGTCTCTTTTGACGTTGGACCTTAGAGATAACAACTTTTCTGGTAGCATCCCTGATGAAATTGGTGCACTTTCTAGCTTAAGAATACTTTTATTGAGGGGCAATCATTTCAGAGGTAGAATTCCAAGTCAGCTGTGTTGGTTAAATAAGATAGACATAATGGATCTTTCTAATAATTCTCTTTCTGGAAAAATACCGGATTGCTTTCACAACATATCCTTTGGAAAGACAGTTGTTAGTGATCATGCCTATAATAGATCTTCTAGTTTTGCTATTTCCTTGAACAGGAAAATAGCTTCAACATTCCAAAGGCTCATAGAATGGAATAATGAGGAAGATAACAAGTGGACAGAATATGATGATCAAGTTGAGATTGAGTTTGTCACAAAATACAGGTCTAACTTGTACAGTGGTGATATCCTTGATTACATGTTTGGATTGGATTTGTCATGCAACAAGCTAACAAGTAGCATCCCACAGGAACTAGGAGAGCTATCTTCACTTCGTGCATTGAACTTGTCTTACAATCATTTGACAAGTTCCATTTCACCAACATTCTCACATTTGACCCTATTGGAGAGTTTAGACCTTTCCCACAACAATTTGAGTGGAGAAACTCCTTCGGTATTGATTGATTTGAGCTTTTTAGCAGTGTTCACTGTGGCTTACAACAACTTATCAGGTAAAGTTCTAGACATGAAAGCACAGTTTGCAACATTTGATAAGAGTAGTTACGAAGGAAATCCATTTCTTTGTGGACAACCATTAGAGAATAGTTGCACCAAAGAAGACAAGTCACATCCATCACCACCAAAATCGTCAAATGCAAGTGAAGGGAAATGGTATGAAGTAGATCTTCAGGTCTTCTTTCCAAGCTTTACCGcatcttatattattttcttattgggTACAGCTACTCTCCTTTATATTCATCCTTACTGGCAACAACAATGCTTCAATTTAATTGAGGATTTTAAGTATCGGTGTTATTATCCTATTTTtgacactttaaaaaaattgtcaaaccgTCTATATCCTTAG